The following are encoded in a window of Mycobacteroides chelonae CCUG 47445 genomic DNA:
- a CDS encoding flavin-containing monooxygenase, giving the protein MSARSLQPAVAVIGAGMSGIAMALALQDAGFSEFTIFEKAQRLGGTWRENSYPGLTCDVPSHYYSYRDMPNPNWSQLFSPGSEIQGYLEQVVSKRHLHRHIRFGTDIVAAEFVDDHWELRTADGVSYRADVLVCATGVLHRVREPAIEGLGDFDGPRFHSARWNHDIPLEGVRVGVIGSGSTGVQITSALAGRAASVTLFQRTPHWVATLPNPRVPTPVRSALRRVPGASRALYSANKRAFDVLAKAVTEESWQRKAFAKLARSSLARVADDGLRAALTPAYEPGCKRLVISPTFYRAIQRDDVHLVTAGVDRVVAEGVRTVDGTLHKLDVLVTATGFDAHAYMRPMALTGRGGITIHEAWRRGPHAYRSTVVPGFPNLFLMLGPYSPLGNSSLVPVAETQARYVVSWLQRIRDRNVASIEVTPEAAEQFRTEVAAALPNTLWATGCDSWYIGPDGKPVLWPWTMHKFRADLAEPDPADFVETYR; this is encoded by the coding sequence GTGAGTGCGCGTAGCCTGCAACCAGCAGTGGCGGTCATAGGGGCCGGAATGTCTGGCATCGCGATGGCGCTGGCACTTCAAGACGCCGGTTTCAGCGAGTTCACCATCTTCGAGAAGGCGCAGCGCCTTGGTGGAACATGGCGTGAGAACAGCTATCCCGGCTTGACTTGCGATGTGCCGTCTCACTATTACAGTTACCGCGATATGCCGAACCCCAATTGGAGCCAGCTGTTTTCGCCGGGATCCGAGATCCAGGGGTATCTCGAGCAGGTGGTGTCCAAGCGTCACCTGCACCGGCACATACGGTTTGGCACGGACATAGTGGCGGCCGAGTTCGTGGACGACCATTGGGAACTGCGTACCGCTGACGGGGTGAGCTACAGGGCTGATGTCCTGGTGTGCGCGACTGGGGTGCTCCATCGTGTACGAGAACCCGCCATCGAGGGCCTTGGAGACTTCGATGGTCCACGCTTCCATTCGGCGCGCTGGAATCACGATATACCGCTGGAAGGAGTCCGCGTCGGAGTCATCGGCAGCGGTTCGACGGGTGTGCAGATCACCTCTGCCCTCGCCGGGAGAGCAGCCTCTGTAACGCTGTTCCAGCGCACGCCGCACTGGGTAGCGACACTGCCCAACCCGAGGGTGCCGACGCCGGTTAGATCCGCGCTGCGGCGCGTGCCGGGCGCCTCGCGAGCCTTGTACTCGGCGAACAAACGCGCTTTTGATGTGTTGGCGAAGGCGGTGACCGAAGAGTCTTGGCAACGAAAAGCCTTCGCGAAGTTAGCGCGCAGCAGCCTGGCGAGGGTCGCCGACGATGGACTGAGGGCGGCGCTAACACCGGCCTACGAGCCGGGATGTAAACGTTTGGTGATCTCACCGACCTTCTATCGGGCGATCCAACGCGACGATGTCCATTTGGTGACCGCTGGGGTTGATCGCGTTGTGGCTGAAGGGGTTCGCACAGTCGACGGCACACTGCACAAGCTCGATGTGCTGGTGACGGCGACAGGCTTTGATGCCCACGCCTACATGCGCCCCATGGCTTTGACGGGACGCGGAGGGATAACCATCCACGAGGCGTGGAGGCGTGGCCCACACGCATACCGCAGCACCGTTGTTCCCGGATTTCCGAACCTGTTCCTGATGCTCGGTCCCTATAGTCCGCTGGGCAACTCTTCGTTGGTGCCCGTCGCCGAGACCCAGGCGCGATACGTTGTGTCCTGGTTACAGCGAATCCGCGACCGCAACGTGGCTTCGATCGAGGTGACCCCCGAGGCCGCCGAGCAGTTCCGGACCGAGGTTGCCGCAGCGCTTCCGAACACGCTGTGGGCGACAGGCTGCGACAGCTGGTATATCGGACCCGACGGAAAGCCGGTGCTGTGGCCCTGGACGATGCACAAGTTTCGTGCCGACCTTGCCGAGCCTGATCCAGCTGACTTCGTAGAGACCTATCGGTGA
- a CDS encoding aldehyde dehydrogenase family protein, whose protein sequence is MTDLDVIAPATGRVVGQVADMAAADVQAAVASLREAAGGWAALPVQERVRWLRRFRDWLLDNERELAIILQEETGKPWAEANIEIPYIVEAINYYTRLAPKQLRVSRPRRHGALAAVKNQLLLWRPYPVVGIITPWNFPLGLSLLDAVPALVAGATVAIKPSEYTPLTVLAAQRGWIEIGAPPVLAVVTGSGQTGAALVDHVDYVQFTGSAKTGRAVAHSAAERLIPCGLELGGKDAMIVLSDANLERAANAAVWGAMANAGQMCTSVERVYVHADVYARFLDLVVAKVDSLRVGADDQSYRVDVGPLTTWEQHRIVVDQVEDALSKGAIAAAGGPSARGFGTSGTFYPPTVLTNVDHSMSCMREETFGPLLPVMGFSADKEAVQLANDSRYGLSATIFTNDRRRAEQLAHHLDVGAVNINDVFANLFTLALPQGGQRESGIGTRNGTVAILKYCRPKTVVTARLQLHREPTWYPYTALRGALVHRAARLIGGRSLIRKLWQ, encoded by the coding sequence GTGACGGACCTAGATGTCATCGCGCCGGCAACCGGCCGGGTAGTTGGACAGGTAGCCGACATGGCCGCCGCGGACGTTCAGGCCGCTGTCGCCAGTTTGAGAGAAGCGGCCGGAGGCTGGGCCGCCTTACCGGTTCAGGAGCGTGTCCGCTGGCTGCGCAGATTTCGTGATTGGCTGCTGGACAACGAACGCGAACTGGCGATCATCCTGCAGGAGGAAACCGGGAAACCGTGGGCAGAAGCCAATATCGAGATTCCCTACATCGTTGAGGCTATTAACTACTACACGCGGCTGGCGCCGAAGCAGCTGCGGGTCAGTCGACCCAGAAGGCACGGCGCCTTGGCGGCGGTCAAGAACCAGCTGCTGTTGTGGCGGCCGTACCCAGTCGTCGGAATCATTACTCCGTGGAATTTTCCTCTCGGTCTTTCTCTTCTCGACGCGGTTCCCGCGCTGGTGGCCGGGGCCACGGTTGCGATCAAACCGTCGGAGTACACACCCCTGACAGTGCTTGCCGCACAACGAGGGTGGATTGAGATCGGTGCGCCGCCGGTGCTCGCGGTGGTCACCGGATCGGGCCAAACCGGCGCAGCCCTGGTGGACCACGTCGATTACGTCCAGTTCACCGGATCGGCTAAAACCGGTCGCGCAGTTGCTCATAGCGCAGCAGAACGGCTCATCCCCTGTGGACTTGAGCTGGGCGGCAAAGACGCCATGATCGTGCTTTCCGACGCCAACCTTGAGCGTGCCGCCAACGCCGCAGTCTGGGGGGCGATGGCCAACGCCGGCCAGATGTGTACTTCGGTAGAACGGGTCTACGTCCACGCCGACGTCTACGCACGCTTTCTCGACCTTGTCGTCGCGAAAGTTGATTCCCTGCGAGTCGGAGCCGACGATCAGTCCTATCGGGTGGACGTAGGTCCCTTAACGACGTGGGAACAACACAGAATCGTCGTAGACCAGGTAGAGGATGCGCTGAGTAAGGGCGCCATTGCGGCGGCAGGAGGTCCGTCGGCACGGGGGTTTGGCACATCTGGAACCTTTTATCCGCCTACGGTATTGACCAATGTCGACCATTCGATGTCCTGTATGCGCGAGGAAACGTTCGGGCCGCTACTGCCGGTGATGGGGTTTTCCGCCGACAAGGAAGCGGTCCAGCTGGCCAACGACTCGCGCTATGGCCTGTCTGCGACGATATTCACCAACGATCGGCGCCGCGCCGAACAGCTTGCGCACCACCTCGATGTCGGCGCGGTGAATATCAACGACGTCTTCGCCAATCTCTTCACCTTGGCGCTGCCGCAAGGCGGCCAGCGTGAATCCGGTATTGGTACGCGAAACGGAACTGTGGCGATCCTCAAGTACTGCCGCCCAAAAACCGTTGTGACCGCACGCCTGCAACTGCATCGTGAACCCACCTGGTATCCGTACACCGCACTGCGCGGCGCACTGGTCCATCGGGCTGCGCGACTGATCGGCGGACGCAGCCTGATCCGCAAACTCTGGCAATGA
- a CDS encoding endonuclease/exonuclease/phosphatase family protein has translation MVRTAFSVATFNMYNLQDADTPLYAKTKPWTPEEFKRKTEWAAWQLGSIGADVVGLQEVWSKSALEAILAVDPKGLADEYDILATPAVGTSITCAALVRKGLLTGKPKWITDFPKAVRLESKDDPADPQAPVIDVSIKSFSRPVLNFRIQLRDDEPATEVFVVHLKSKLPTQVSQEAWYKKTPATYRPHQQALGDGISTIRRTAEAVAVRILLNGVLRDTETPVILLGDMNDGKESNTANILTAQPRYLVGDSKGGSDFGLYSAQTLQEYRDTRDVYYTHVHQDLRESLDHVMVSEQFYDHSRKRVWLFDGLLINNDHLNFENHRETGTGDHGIVSVSFKHNPVK, from the coding sequence ATGGTCCGCACCGCATTCAGTGTCGCGACGTTCAACATGTACAACCTGCAGGATGCGGACACTCCGCTCTACGCGAAAACCAAGCCGTGGACCCCCGAGGAATTCAAACGCAAGACCGAGTGGGCGGCATGGCAACTGGGGAGCATCGGGGCCGACGTGGTCGGGTTGCAAGAGGTGTGGAGCAAGAGCGCCCTGGAGGCGATCCTCGCGGTGGACCCGAAGGGACTGGCCGACGAATACGACATCCTGGCCACCCCGGCCGTAGGAACCTCGATCACCTGCGCCGCACTGGTGCGCAAAGGACTGCTTACCGGAAAACCCAAGTGGATCACGGACTTCCCCAAGGCGGTGCGGCTCGAGTCGAAGGATGACCCCGCCGATCCGCAGGCACCCGTCATCGATGTCTCGATCAAGAGCTTCTCGCGGCCGGTGCTGAACTTCCGGATTCAGCTGCGCGACGACGAGCCCGCTACGGAAGTCTTCGTGGTGCACCTCAAGTCGAAGTTGCCCACACAGGTCAGCCAGGAGGCGTGGTACAAGAAGACCCCCGCGACCTATCGTCCGCATCAGCAGGCGCTGGGTGACGGGATCTCGACCATCCGCCGAACCGCGGAAGCCGTCGCGGTGCGGATCCTGCTCAACGGAGTCCTGCGGGACACCGAAACCCCGGTCATCCTGCTCGGCGATATGAACGACGGTAAGGAAAGCAATACCGCCAACATCCTCACCGCACAGCCCCGCTACCTCGTGGGGGACTCAAAGGGCGGCAGTGATTTTGGGTTGTACTCGGCGCAAACGCTGCAGGAGTATCGGGACACTCGCGATGTCTATTACACGCACGTGCATCAGGATCTGCGAGAGTCGCTGGACCATGTGATGGTCAGCGAGCAGTTCTATGACCACAGTCGTAAGCGGGTGTGGCTCTTCGACGGGCTGCTGATCAACAACGACCACCTGAACTTCGAGAACCACCGGGAGACGGGTACCGGGGACCATGGCATCGTCAGCGTGAGCTTCAAGCACAACCCGGTGAAATGA
- a CDS encoding DedA family protein, translated as MDMGLAPADVMDPMYWLGEGGLFGGAVLAGVMVIVFIETGLLFPFLPGDTLLFSAGLIAAQPNSPVSIQVLAPCAAVAALLGSQCGYFIGRRLGPALFKKEDARFFKQRYLTASRDFFDKHGPKTLLVAQFIGVVRTFTPVIAGMSGMRYPIFLLYNAIGSAAWGVGLTTVGYFLGNVAFVGEHLDLIILVIAILSTLPAAATAAKVYLDKRRAVTDNG; from the coding sequence ATGGACATGGGTCTGGCGCCCGCGGACGTCATGGATCCGATGTACTGGCTCGGCGAGGGAGGGTTGTTCGGGGGCGCCGTCCTGGCCGGGGTCATGGTTATCGTCTTCATCGAGACCGGCCTGCTGTTTCCCTTCTTGCCCGGTGACACGCTGCTGTTCTCTGCTGGACTGATTGCCGCTCAGCCGAATTCCCCTGTTTCGATCCAGGTGCTGGCGCCCTGTGCCGCGGTGGCCGCCCTGCTGGGCAGCCAATGCGGATACTTCATTGGACGTCGGCTCGGCCCGGCACTGTTCAAGAAGGAAGATGCACGCTTCTTCAAGCAGCGGTATCTGACGGCCTCTCGCGATTTCTTCGACAAGCATGGGCCCAAGACACTTCTCGTCGCACAATTTATCGGGGTGGTTCGCACTTTCACCCCGGTCATCGCCGGCATGTCGGGTATGCGCTATCCGATATTCCTGCTGTACAACGCCATTGGCAGCGCCGCGTGGGGTGTCGGACTCACGACGGTCGGCTATTTCTTGGGCAACGTCGCGTTCGTCGGCGAGCACCTGGACCTCATCATCCTGGTGATCGCCATCCTATCGACCCTGCCGGCCGCCGCGACGGCCGCCAAGGTGTACCTGGACAAGCGGCGCGCGGTCACCGACAACGGCTGA